A window of the Scylla paramamosain isolate STU-SP2022 chromosome 34, ASM3559412v1, whole genome shotgun sequence genome harbors these coding sequences:
- the LOC135090021 gene encoding uncharacterized protein LOC135090021 has protein sequence MGNEGGKITSYDDLCIEGLAGGGGGGVVSLDSGLRGLKARRTTSLVFGRRARVAAATEDDTCSSDDSGGFRTEWSDAEAAAGGGRVKVLRRRRQGEAPSARRPSMAMASRRPLLAESSSPPSSPGHSPHTHNRGDASAKGSSGAPRPLPR, from the coding sequence ATGGGCAATGAGGGCGGCAAGATTACCAGCTACGACGACCTGTGCATCGAAGGcctggcgggcggcggcggcggcggcgtggtgTCGTTGGACTCAGGGCTGCGCGGCCTCAAGGCGCGGCGCACCACCAGCCTGGTGTTTGGGCGGCGCGCACGGGTCGCGGCGGCCACGGAAGACGACACCTGTTCCAGCGACGACAGCGGCGGCTTCCGTACCGAGTGGAGCGACGCcgaggcggcggcgggcggcggcagGGTGAAGgtgctgcggcggcggcggcagggtGAGGCGCCCTCCGCCAGGCGACCTTCCATGGCCATGGCCAGCAGGCGCCCCCTGCTGGCCGagtcctcctcgcctccctcctcccccggaCACTCCCCCCACACCCACAATAGAGGAGATGCCTCTGCCAAGGGGTCCTCGGGGGCGCCGCGTCCCCTGCCCCGGTGA